A portion of the Salminus brasiliensis chromosome 9, fSalBra1.hap2, whole genome shotgun sequence genome contains these proteins:
- the ttc19 gene encoding tetratricopeptide repeat protein 19, mitochondrial: MALPSSCRLFLAQGICGKKMVSEGARRLSLCSQTRTPHQPARLVSQLLQLRGSQGRRSSRLFRNAVCPTEQSRTGGSGYRRGVALWSALAFSIFGSTDERTEAQKTEDEIILLLKKAKYSMMLGELEAANVLLHKAVRLAHQSHNNDAIIYTYSLMANLAFIQGQLDNAEKLFKAAMSFLLSKGTPQDDNAVIEMSLKLASIYATQNKNELAEHGFQFCTESLEAKIEKHKELPPDALSEEERKDTHLLLGLSLDARARYLAATHRLAGACRDYRRALQICQEEQGVSHPQTLVLMSDLATVLDLLGKHDEALAQVQKAVDLGQEAGHPDQHVLLGNMAGILMHKGEFEESVKLYEEALTLARAAGDEDAVEQFEEGLKELKKRKEEQSTSTKADPPSEE, encoded by the exons ATGGCGCTCCCCTCCAGCTGTCGTCTGTTTTTGGCACAGGGGATCTGCGGGAAAAAGATGGTCAGCGAGGGAGCGAGAAGGTTGAGCCTGTGCAGCCAAACGCGCACTCCCCACCAACCAGCAAGGCTCGTTTcacagctgctgcagctgcGCGGCTCTCAGGGACGAAGGTCGTCCAGGTTGTTCAGGAATGCGGTGTGTCCGACCGAGCAGAGCAGGACGGGGGGCAGCGGGTACCGGCGCGGGGTCGCGCTGTGGAGCGCCCTGG cgTTCTCAATATTTGGAAGCACAGATGAGAGAACTGAGGCGCAGAAGACTGAGGATGAGATTATTCTTCTGTTAAAAAAAGCAAAG TACAGCATGATGCTGGGGGAGCTGGAGGCAGCAAACGTTTTGTTGCACAAAGCAGTCCGACTCGCCCATCAGAGCCACAACAATGATGCCATCATCTACACCTACAGCCTG ATGGCCAATCTGGCCTTTATTCAAGGCCAGCTGGACAAT GCCGAGAAGTTGTTCAAAGCAGCCATGAGCTTCTTGCTGTCTAAGGGGACACCGCAG GATGACAATGCAGTCATTGAAATGTCCCTGAAGCTGGCCAGCATCTATGCCACCCAGAACAA GAATGAATTGGCAGAGCATGGCTTCCAGTTCTGCACAGAGTCGTTGGAGGCCAAGATCGAAAAGCATAAGGAACTTCCCCCTGATGCTCTTTCAG AAGAGGAACGGAAGGACACTCACCTGCTGCTGGGGCTCAGTCTGGACGCCCGGGCGCGATACTTGGCAGCCACGCACCGTCTGGCTGGAGCATGCAGGGACTACCGCCGTGCTCTGCAGATCTGccaggaggagcagggagtgAGCCATCCTCAG ACGCTGGTCCTGATGAGCGATTTGGCCACAGTGCTGGACTTGCTGGGGAAGCATGATGAGGCTTTGGCTCAGGTGCAGAAGGCTGTGGACCTGGGCCAGGAGGCTGGACACCCCGACCAACACGTACTGCTGGGGAACATGGCGGGCATTCTAATGCATAAAG GTGAGTTTGAGGAGTCCGTTAAGCTGTATGAAGAGGCTTTGACACTGGCGCGTGCAGCCGGAGATGAAGACGCAGTGGAGCAGTTTGAGGAAGGACTAAAGGAGCtaaagaagaggaaagaggAACAAAGCACAAGCACTAAAGCAGACCCTCCATCTGAGGAGTGA